Genomic segment of Syntrophus gentianae:
AAATTATCAGGCCGATGCCGACACGGACGCCTATCACGGTTATTTCATTTATCGGTGGGGCGGCGGTGAAGGCGGTTTGAAGATCATGTACACCAACAGTGCGAAAAACAGTGATGAGGTGGATGGCGGTTTCAAGTCCCAGTACTGGACATTCCAGCCTTATGCCAAGGCCCAGTTCGGCCCCGTTTTCGTTGAAGCCGAATTAAACTACTATTATGGCGATTACCGGTCATATGAAGACGGTGTCAATGCAAAAGATCGTGATTTTCGGGCACTCAATGCCTATGTCCACGCCAAGGCGGACATCAAGAATTTCTACGTTGGCGGTCTGTATGCCTTCGTACAGGGTGAGTCTTATGACGATGGACACAAGGACGGCGGCGATTATACCGTTGGCGGCACCGGTGGACGCTCCTGGAATCCCACCCTGATCCTGTGGAATGAATATTCGGCCAGATGGGCCGGTCGATTGGGCAGTGCTAACGGTGCTGCTAACGGGAATGCTCAGGAATATGCCGGGGAAGCCATGTCCAATGCCCATCTGTTCCAGATTTACGGCGGGTTCAAACCCATCCCGAAACTGGACATCAAGGCTTCCGTCGCCTATGCATTGGCCGATGAGGAATCCAGCAACGCAGTCGGCGCCGCTGCAGTGGAATATGACGATGACGAGTATGGCTGGGAAGTGGATCTGACTGCCGCGTACAAGATTTACGACAACCTGACCTATACGGTGGGCTTCGGTTACCTCTTTGCCGGTGACTACTGGCAGGCGGACAACAAGGATAACAAAGTGGATGACACCTATCTGCTGATGCACAAACTGGATCTCGTCTTCTAATCAGGAATTCCTGCTTGGATTTCACCAGTTGAGGTTCGATTGCAGGCGCCCCGAAGGCTTGTCCCTCGGGGCGCCTTTTTTATTCTTCACTCCTTGACCGGATTCCCCCCCCCATGATACCTTTTATCTCCAGTAAAACATCATAACTGGCCCGGATACATGTCGAAAAGGAGATTGCAGCCATTCAGAAGATATATGGGAACCTCACCGGCCTGAAGCCGGCACAGATCCGGCGACTGGAACAATTCTACCGGAGGCGGGTGCCGCCGGACTCGATCTTCACGCAGGAGATGGCCAGGCAGCTCACGGAACTCTCCCGGGAGCTCAACCGGCAACTCGGCGTGCTGCTGAGCCGTAAGGGCGAGGTGGCCTATGTGATCGTCGGCACGCATCGAGGAATCCTGATCCCCAGCCTCGAGGGATTCCGCTCCTCTTCTACCCGTTTCAAGGGACTCCGCCTGATTCATACGCACCTGAATCCCGAGCCTCTGAGCACCGAGGATCTCAGCGATCTGGCCCTCCTCCGCCTCGATCTCATCTGCGTCGTGGAAACCGGTTCTGACGGTCTGCCCGGTTATGTCTCTACGGCCCATCTGGTTCCCGAAAACCCGGACGGAAGCTACTGGCTGGTTTCGCCGCCTCAGCGAATATCCGATTTGACGGCGGACTTTCTGGCCTTCATCAACGCCCTTGAAAACGAGTTCGCCAAAACCCAGCATTCCCGCAGAGTGGATTCCGCCGACCGGGCCATCCTCATCCGGGTCGAAACGAATCCCCTTTTCGACAGCCAGGGTTCCCTGGAGGAACTCAAAGAGCTTGCCCGATCCTGTAATGTGGAGGTTTTTGATACGATTCTCCAGCACCGGTCGCAGCTCGACCCCAAATATCTCCTTGGAAAGGGCAAAATCGCCGATGTCATTATCAAGGCCCTCCAGATGGGGGCCAATCTGCTCATCTTCGACCATGAACTGAATCCAGCCCAGATTCGTTCTCTTGCGGATTTTACGGAAATGAAGGTCATCGACCGGACCCAGGTCATTCTGGACATCTTTGCCCGCCGGGCCCACAGCCGGGAAGGCAAGATTCAGGTGGAACTGGCTCAGTTGAAATACCTGCTGCCCCGACTGGCGACGCGCCATACGGGCATGTCCCGCCTCACCGGGGGGATCGGCGGCAGGGGGCCGGGGGAAACCAAGCTGGAAATCAATCGGAGGCGGGTGCGGGAGCGGATCCAGCACCTGGAAGAGGACATCCGGAACATCGAGAAGGCCCGGAGTCAAAGGCGTCTGAAGCGGGAAAGAACGGGCTTGCCGGTGATATCCATTGTGGGTTAT
This window contains:
- the hflX gene encoding GTPase HflX; this translates as MPPDSIFTQEMARQLTELSRELNRQLGVLLSRKGEVAYVIVGTHRGILIPSLEGFRSSSTRFKGLRLIHTHLNPEPLSTEDLSDLALLRLDLICVVETGSDGLPGYVSTAHLVPENPDGSYWLVSPPQRISDLTADFLAFINALENEFAKTQHSRRVDSADRAILIRVETNPLFDSQGSLEELKELARSCNVEVFDTILQHRSQLDPKYLLGKGKIADVIIKALQMGANLLIFDHELNPAQIRSLADFTEMKVIDRTQVILDIFARRAHSREGKIQVELAQLKYLLPRLATRHTGMSRLTGGIGGRGPGETKLEINRRRVRERIQHLEEDIRNIEKARSQRRLKRERTGLPVISIVGYTNAGKSTLLNTLTKSRVFTEDLLFATLDPKSSRLRFPRDAEAVITDTVGFIRDLPADLFSAFKATLEELYEADILLHVIDVSNPSFESHITAVEKILEEIGISGKTTLRVFNKIDRFTDMALLSTLCRRFEAIAVSALHPESLGPLLAKLEEIIAPQENPR